The Salmo trutta chromosome 6, fSalTru1.1, whole genome shotgun sequence genome has a window encoding:
- the LOC115196048 gene encoding protein TANC1-like has translation MVVPVSLAEVYLLQCHAGFKGDETFERMLPVLNVVLASLHPLTDEQLFRALNAGGVRGEMSWEDFQQRLETLACVLVRRRDGTRMLFHPSFREWLVWRADGESTDFLCDPRSGHALLAFMFSRQEGKLNRQQTMELGHHILKAHIFKGQSKRTGVSSSVLQALWVSCSTDSLSAALASLRNLYTPNVKVSRLLMLGGASVSGRSEVLGRSPVLGVHAHLGHLEMVSLLLELGAPVDGASDSGMTPLCLAAAAGHTGLVSLLCKKGAKVGHVDKSGQCALIHAGLRGHPDIIHYLLNQDWGPTEAPEGQQQHGVKSSVKGQALQQALSAACSMGHTHVVKSLLELKDEDLAVQIDAPDTLWGETALSAAAGRGRTETCVFLLERGAGAEQPNRRGVVPLFSCIRHGHPQVAELFLQRGVDINTIDKQGRSLLMVAASEGHLSTVDFLLTKGASLASVDKEGQTALSWACLKGQKGVVQRLVEKGAEIDHPDRNGRTPLDLAAFNGDAETVQYLVEKGAVVEHVDHSGVRPLERAVGCRNTAAVVTLLKKGAKLGYRTSPYDRSGHATWAMATSKPDVLLILLQKLMEEGNLLYKKGRMKEAAQRYQYALRKFPRDGFGDDLKGLKELRVSLYLNMSRCRRKTNDFGIAEEFATKALELKPKSYEAFYTRARAKRSSRQYAAALADLSEASRLCPTNREIRRLLTRVEDECQQQQQQQSPNTPQGQQEAHGQTPDDLTERSQDTEGSCDTQSQDELDDDYEEIGGEEEPSQNPYGPNRPKNPYGPDRALPQVPGAVGLAPLDPSPGSPLDGSTQTNLSLDKQGPVLQGPRQNQSMKTKQQHCNSLQVGGRPGGRPMSLCGPSSPLPGRHISTSLRPSPGLGIDISPLPSSTDHQPGLTPANHHHSSSVQPFQGHSSSLARGTDRLSAHHGTRLDGQAGSLTPGFGKEVRREGSGGSAGPGLRSGGQTGSMKASSSSSSLASSGTLSDSGRTQAPQGSDVPRPKPAKPELKPRPFMGVKDKAVRVQGQPPPGLCWQGQPHSQPLSPEGLENQRHSMAPMDNIQGLNNEFKQRSSYAEPLQSQAPLQVLNGAQAQAQHLAQQAQAKALAREFGDRFYHREPRPGPAAGLHHSSQFPDGNHRQAGLTRDNPAIKPKRSFIESNV, from the exons ATGGTAGTGCCCGTCTCTCTGGCTGAG GTGTACCTGCTGCAGTGCCATGCGGGGTTCAAAGGGGATGAAACCTTTGAGCGGATGCTGCCCGTACTCAACGTGGTGCTGGCCTCGTTACACCCGCTGACGGACGAGCAGCTGTTCCGGGCGCTGAACGCTGGGGGTGTGAGAGGAGAGATGTCCTGGGAGGACTTCCAACAACGCCTGGAGACCCTGGCCTGCGTCCTG GTGAGACGCAGGGACGGCACCCGCATGCTCTTCCACCCCTCCTTTAGAGAGTGGCTAGTGTGGAGGGCGGACGGAGAGAGCACCGACTTCCTCTGTGACCCCAGGAGTGGCCATGCTCTGTTGGCCTTCATGTTCTCCAGACAGGAGGGCAAGCTGAACCGGCAGCAGACCATGGAGCTGGGACATCATATCCTGAAAGCACACATCTTCAAG ggtcAGAGTAAGAGGACAGGCGTGTCCTCCAGTGTTCTGCAGGCTCTGTGGGTGAGCTGTAGCACCGACAGCCTCTCTGCCGCCCTGGCCTCCCTCAGAAATCTTTACACACCCAACGtcaag GTGAGTCGTTTGCTGATGCTGGGCGGGGCGAGTGTGAGCGGGCGTTCAGAGGTGCTTGGTCGTTCCCCTGTGCTGGGTGTGCACGCCCACCTGGGTCACCTTGAAATGGTGTCCCTGCTGCTGGAGCTGGGGGCGCCCGTAGACGGAGCCTCGGACAGCGGCATGACCCCCCTCTGTCTGGCCGCCGCAGCAGGACACACAGGACTGGTCAGCCTGCTCTGTAAGAAGGGAGCCAAG gTGGGCCATGTTGATAAGAGTGGTCAGTGTGCCCTGATCCATGCTGGGCTGAGGGGCCACCCAGACATCATCCACTACCTGCTGAACCAGGACTGGGGCCCCACAGAGGCCCCGGAGGGCCAACAGCAGCATGGTGTGAAGAGCAGTGTGAAGGGCCAGGCCTTACAACAGGCCCTGTCGGCCGCCTGCAGCATGGGACACACTCAC GTTGTGAAGAGCTTACTGGAGCTGAAAGATGAAGATTTGGCTGTGCAGATAGACGCTCCCGACACGCTCTGGGGAGAGACGG ctctgagTGCGGCTGCAGGCCGGGGCAGGACAGAGACGTGTGTTTTCCTGCTGGAGAGGGGTGCAGGGGCGGAGCAGCCCAACCGGAGGGGGGTGGTCCCACTCTTCAGCTGCATCAGGCATGGACACCCCCAG gTAGCAGAGCTGTTTCTGCAGCGCGGTGTGGACATTAACACCATCGATAAGCAGGGCCGCAGTTTGCTGATGGTGGCAGCCAGCGAGGGCCACCTCAGCACTGTGGACTTCCTGCTGACAAAGG GCGCGTCTTTAGCCTCCGTGGACAAGGAGGGCCAGACAGCTCTGAGCTGGGCGTGTCTGAAGGGTCAGAAGGGCGTGGTGCAGCGCCTGGTGGAGAAGGGGGCAGAGATAGACCACCCTGACAGGAACGGACGTACCCCTCTCGACCTGGCAGCTTTCAACGGTGATGCAGAGACG GTTCAGTACCTGGTGGAGAAGGGTGCGGTGGTGGAGCATGTGGACCACAGTGGGGTGAGGCCTCTGGAGAGGGCTGTGGGCTGTAGGAACACTGCTGCAGTGGTCACCCTACTGAAGAAAGGGGCCAAGCTGG GCTACAGAACATCCCCTTATGATCGATCAG GTCATGCTACGTGGGCGATGGCCACATCCAAACCAGacgtcctcctcatcctcctgcaGAAACTCATGGAGGAGGGAAACCTGCTGTATAAG aaggggAGGATGAAGGAGGCAGCCCAGAGGTATCAGTACGCCCTGAGGAAGTTCCCCCGAGACGGCTTCGGAGACGACCTGAAGGGCCTGAAAGAGCTCCGTGTCTCATTGTACCTCAATATGTCACGCTGCCGCAGGAAAACCaat GATTTTGGTATAGCAGAGGAGTTTGCCACCAAAGCCCTGGAACTGAAACCCAAGTCTTATGAGGCGTTCTACACCAGAGCACGAGCCAAGAGGAGCAGCAG GCAGTATGCGGCGGCGCTAGCTGACCTCAGCGAGGCGTCTCGGCTCTGCCCCACCAACCGGGAGATCCGCCGTCTGCTGACGCGTGTGGAGGACgagtgtcaacaacaacaacaacaacagtcccCCAACACACCACAGGGCCAACAAGAGGCACACGGCCAGACTCCCGACGACCTCACAGAGAGGAGCCAGGACACAGAGGGGAGTTGTGATACACAGAGCCAGGATGAACTAGATGATGATTATgaagagatagggggagaggaagagCCCTCACAGAACCCATATGGACCAAACAGGCCCAAGAACCCCTATGGACCCGACAGGGCTCTCCCACAAGTACCAGGCGCAGTGGGCTTAGCTCCCCTGGACCCCAGCCCTGGTTCCCCTCTGGATGGGTCCACACAGACCAACCTGTCTCTGGACAAGCAGGGCCCTGTCCTACAGGGTCCTAGACAGAACCAAAGCATGAAGACCAAGCAGCAGCACTGTAACTCCCTGCAGGTAGGGGGCAGACCAGGGGGCAGGCCTATGTCACTGTGTGGCCCCTCCAGCCCCCTGCCAGGCAGACACATCTCCACCTCCCTGAGACCCAGCCCTGGCCTGGGCATCGACATCAGCCCTCTGCCCTCTTCCACAGACCACCAACCGGGGCTCACCCCTGCCAACCACCACCACTCCTCATCAGTCCAGCCCTTCCAGGGCCACTCCTCCAGCCTGGCTAGGGGAACAGACAGGCTCTCAGCCCACCACGGCACCAGACTGGACGGACAGGCTGGGTCCCTCACCCCTGGGTTTGGTAAGGAGGTAAGGAGGGAGGGTTCTGGGGGGTCTGCTGGCCCCGGTCTGCGTTCTGGTGGTCAGACGGGCAGTATGAAGGCCTCCAGCTCTAGCAGTAGCTTAGCCTCCAGCGGGACCCTGTCAGACAGCGGCAGGACCCAGGCGCCTCAGGGGTCCGACGTGCCTCGCCCCAAACCGGCTAAACCAGAGCTCAAGCCTCGGCCCTTCATGGGGGTGAAAGACAAGGCAGTGCGTGTCCAGGGGCAGCCCCCACCTGGACTGTGCTGGCAAGGTCAGCCTCACTCCCAGCCACTCTCCCCTGAAGGTCTAGAGAACCAGAGACACAGCATGGCCCCTATGGACAACATCCAGGGGTTGAACAATGAGTTCAAGCAGAGGTCCTCTTACGCGGAGCCACTGCAGAGCCAGGCTCCCCTCCAGGTGCTCAACGGGGCCCAGGCTCAGGCCCAACACCTGGCCCAACAGGCTCAGGCCAAGGCCCTGGCCAGGGAGTTTGGAGACAGGTTCTACCACAGGGAGCCAAGACCAGGTCCAGCTGCAGGCCTACATCACTCCTCCCAGTTCCCAGACGGGAACCACCGGCAGGCAGGGCTCACCAGAGATAACCCAGCCATCAAACCTAAACGCTCCTTTATAGAATCCAACGTCTGA
- the wdsub1 gene encoding WD repeat, SAM and U-box domain-containing protein 1 isoform X2, with amino-acid sequence MVSLICTLQDHRDDVNWCAFSPTLLATCSADKTLRIYNTRDFSEVPYSPLSGHGYGVHCCCFSACGQYLASCSTDGSTVVWSTDTGEIEAVLEHPGRNPVRVCAFSPDSSHLVSGASDGTLGLWDFHTKTLHRTGAVNDTTMVACSFTPCGQMFVTGSTYGDLRLWDLDMNQLHAEKNTHDLGVTCCCFGPEILSGSGRVQFRLASCGQDSTLKIWTVSRSNTGSCKMQLLHTLTGQSAPVLSCAFSADGQLLVSGSVDKTATVYDASQGTLLYTLNQHERYVTACAFSPSTPLFATGSMDKTVNIWRVEDGHSGRGKSLPVETATFSCEGRKLLGHSRLLVSDWSEEDVGAWLCEEGLQALVENFKTNNIDGAELVSLTKETLASELNIESVGLRSKVLRKVEELKAGCVSTGVPDEYLCPITRELMKDPVIAADGYSYEREAIESWIATKNRSSPMTNLPLQTTLLTPNRTLKMAIGRWRTSQ; translated from the exons ATGGTGTCCCTGATCTGCACCCTGCAAGACCATCGCGACGATGTCAACTGGTGCGCCTTCTCCCCGACACTGCTGGCCACCTGTTCAGCTGACAAAACCTTACGGATTTACAACACCCGAGACTTTTCCGAAGTCCCATACTCCCCGCTCTCTGGTCACGGCTATGGCGTCCACTGTTGTTGCTTCAGCGCCTGTGGTCAGTATTTAGCCTCGTGTTCAACTGATGGTTCCACAGTCGTGTGGTCAACGGACACAGGTGAGATAGAGGCGGTGCTGGAGCATCCGGGTAGGAACCCCGTCAGGGTCTGCGCCTTCTCGCCCGACTCTTCACACCTGGTTTCGGGGGCGTCTGATGGTACTTTAGGTCTTTGGGATTTCCATACGAAGACATTGCACAG GACGGGGGCAGTGAATGACACCACTATGGTGGCCTGCTCCTTCACCCCCTGTGGCCAGATGTTTGTCACTGGATCTACGTATGGGGACCTCAGGCTGTGGGACCTGGACATGAACCAGCTCCACGCGGAGAAGAACACTCACGACTTGGGGGTCACCTGCTGCTGCTTTGGCCCCGAGATCCTCAGTG GTAGCGGTAGGGTACAGTTCCGCCTGGCCTCCTGTGGACAAGACAGCACGCTGAAGATATGGACCGTCTCCAGGTCCAACACAGGCA GTTGTAAGATGCAGCTGCTGCACACCCTGACCGGCCAGTCGGCCCCGGTGCTCTCCTGTGCTTTCTCTGCAGACGGACAGCTGCTTGTGTCTGG CTCAGTGGACAAAACAGCCACAGTGTATGATGCT AGCCAGGGGACTTTGCTCTACACGTTGAACCAACATGAGAG GTACGTGACGGCGTGTGCCTTCTCTCCCAGCACACCTCTGTTCGCCACGGGTTCTATGGACAAGACTGTCAATATATGGAGAGTAGAGGACGGACACAGTGGCCGTG GCAAATCTTTACCTG TTGAAACTGCAACATTCTCATGCGAAG GCAGAAAGTTGCTGGGTCACTCCAGGCTTCTGGTCAGTGATTGGTCAGAGGAGGACGTGGGGGCGTGGCTGTGTGAGGAGGGGCTGCAGGCGCTGGTGGAAAACTTCAAGACAAATAACATAGATGGGGCGGAGCTCGTCAGTCTGACCAAGGAGACACTGGCCTCAGAACTCAACATAG AGTCTGTGGGGCTGCGCAGTAAGGTCCTGAGgaaggtggaggagctgaaggcAGGGTGTGTGTCTACCGGTGTTCCTGATGAGTACCTCTGTCCAATCACCAGAGAGCTGATGAAGGACCCTGTTATCGCTGCAG ATGGGTACTCCTATGAGAGGGAAGCGATTGAGAGCTGGATCGCAACCAAGAATCGTTCCAGCCCCATGACCAACCTGCCCTTACAGACAACACTTCTGACCCCAAACCGAACCCTCAAGATGGCTATTGGACGCTGGAGGACCAGCCAGTGA
- the wdsub1 gene encoding WD repeat, SAM and U-box domain-containing protein 1 isoform X1, which translates to MVSLICTLQDHRDDVNWCAFSPTLLATCSADKTLRIYNTRDFSEVPYSPLSGHGYGVHCCCFSACGQYLASCSTDGSTVVWSTDTGEIEAVLEHPGRNPVRVCAFSPDSSHLVSGASDGTLGLWDFHTKTLHRTGAVNDTTMVACSFTPCGQMFVTGSTYGDLRLWDLDMNQLHAEKNTHDLGVTCCCFGPEILSGSGRVQFRLASCGQDSTLKIWTVSRSNTGSCKMQLLHTLTGQSAPVLSCAFSADGQLLVSGSVDKTATVYDASQGTLLYTLNQHERYVTACAFSPSTPLFATGSMDKTVNIWRVEDGHSGREGKSLPVETATFSCEGRKLLGHSRLLVSDWSEEDVGAWLCEEGLQALVENFKTNNIDGAELVSLTKETLASELNIESVGLRSKVLRKVEELKAGCVSTGVPDEYLCPITRELMKDPVIAADGYSYEREAIESWIATKNRSSPMTNLPLQTTLLTPNRTLKMAIGRWRTSQ; encoded by the exons ATGGTGTCCCTGATCTGCACCCTGCAAGACCATCGCGACGATGTCAACTGGTGCGCCTTCTCCCCGACACTGCTGGCCACCTGTTCAGCTGACAAAACCTTACGGATTTACAACACCCGAGACTTTTCCGAAGTCCCATACTCCCCGCTCTCTGGTCACGGCTATGGCGTCCACTGTTGTTGCTTCAGCGCCTGTGGTCAGTATTTAGCCTCGTGTTCAACTGATGGTTCCACAGTCGTGTGGTCAACGGACACAGGTGAGATAGAGGCGGTGCTGGAGCATCCGGGTAGGAACCCCGTCAGGGTCTGCGCCTTCTCGCCCGACTCTTCACACCTGGTTTCGGGGGCGTCTGATGGTACTTTAGGTCTTTGGGATTTCCATACGAAGACATTGCACAG GACGGGGGCAGTGAATGACACCACTATGGTGGCCTGCTCCTTCACCCCCTGTGGCCAGATGTTTGTCACTGGATCTACGTATGGGGACCTCAGGCTGTGGGACCTGGACATGAACCAGCTCCACGCGGAGAAGAACACTCACGACTTGGGGGTCACCTGCTGCTGCTTTGGCCCCGAGATCCTCAGTG GTAGCGGTAGGGTACAGTTCCGCCTGGCCTCCTGTGGACAAGACAGCACGCTGAAGATATGGACCGTCTCCAGGTCCAACACAGGCA GTTGTAAGATGCAGCTGCTGCACACCCTGACCGGCCAGTCGGCCCCGGTGCTCTCCTGTGCTTTCTCTGCAGACGGACAGCTGCTTGTGTCTGG CTCAGTGGACAAAACAGCCACAGTGTATGATGCT AGCCAGGGGACTTTGCTCTACACGTTGAACCAACATGAGAG GTACGTGACGGCGTGTGCCTTCTCTCCCAGCACACCTCTGTTCGCCACGGGTTCTATGGACAAGACTGTCAATATATGGAGAGTAGAGGACGGACACAGTGGCCGTG AAGGCAAATCTTTACCTG TTGAAACTGCAACATTCTCATGCGAAG GCAGAAAGTTGCTGGGTCACTCCAGGCTTCTGGTCAGTGATTGGTCAGAGGAGGACGTGGGGGCGTGGCTGTGTGAGGAGGGGCTGCAGGCGCTGGTGGAAAACTTCAAGACAAATAACATAGATGGGGCGGAGCTCGTCAGTCTGACCAAGGAGACACTGGCCTCAGAACTCAACATAG AGTCTGTGGGGCTGCGCAGTAAGGTCCTGAGgaaggtggaggagctgaaggcAGGGTGTGTGTCTACCGGTGTTCCTGATGAGTACCTCTGTCCAATCACCAGAGAGCTGATGAAGGACCCTGTTATCGCTGCAG ATGGGTACTCCTATGAGAGGGAAGCGATTGAGAGCTGGATCGCAACCAAGAATCGTTCCAGCCCCATGACCAACCTGCCCTTACAGACAACACTTCTGACCCCAAACCGAACCCTCAAGATGGCTATTGGACGCTGGAGGACCAGCCAGTGA